Below is a window of Aerococcus viridans DNA.
TAAATTTTCACGCATACGCCTATGTTTTATGATTGTAAGTTTTACTGGTTCTATAATAAATAGTGTTGGTGAGAATTCATATTGAATCTCATTGACACTATTTTTGTGTACGCAAAAAGGACATGATATCCTTAATGCGTGTAAACCACTACGAATACAGAAAGAAGGGAAAATCATGTCCCATACATCTATTATAAAACAACTTTGCGGTATTTACGACAATAATATTGATATTACAATACCAAAATCTATGCATCTGTTGCCACTTGAAAAGTATCATGAAATAAATCATTTCGTTTTACATGGGGTTCTTACGTACAAGCCTAAGGCTTGTATGCACTGTGGTGTAAAGAATACTGGTAATCGAGATATCATCAAACATGGCTTTAAACCAGCTATCATTCGATTACCGAACACAGCTACTAATCCTGTTTTACTTAAATTACAGAAGCAACGCTTTTATTGTAAACATTGTGCACAAACTTTTATCGCTGAAACACCATTAGTTGAAAAATTTTGCTGTATTTCTAAAACCATTAAAAGTCAAATTAGCTCCGAATTGGTTGAAACGCAATCTATGCGGTTAATCGCTAAACGTTATCATGTCTCTTCTCCAACAGTGGCCAGAACTTTAATGAAAGCAAGTATGGGACTATCACCTAAGGGAAATTATCTCCCGAATCACCTCGGTGTAGATGAGTTTAAATCGACTAATCGTGTAGCCAATGCGATGAGTGCTGTCCTTGTGGACACGCATAATAGAAGGCTAATTGATATTGTCGTTGATAGAAAACAAGCGTCGCTCATCGATTACTTTTCTTCTTTTACCTGGACTGCTCGAAGCAGCGTGAAGACAGTTTCGATTGATTTATATACACCTTATCTAGAGGTCATCCGCACATGTTTCCCTAATGCGAAGATTGTCGTTGATCGATTCCATATAGTAAAGCTGTTGAATGAAACAATCAATTCTATTCGTATTAAAGTGATGAATGCTATCAAAACAAGCCGTCCATCGGACTACAATAAACTCAAAAAACAATGGAAATTGTTGTTAAAGAACGCTGAAGATTTAAATTTCACGGATACACATTATGTTCGTCAATTTGGTGAAGCGATATCAGAACAACGTATTGTTGATTATCTTTTGAGTATCTCACACGAACTTTTAGTTACTTATACCCTGATGAATGAACTAAAATATGCCATTTCAACTCATGATATCAATATTTTCAATGAAATCCTACGTGGGACTAAGAACCAAACTTTGCCAAGTCGTACGAGAAGAACTATCAGAACATTAGCCAAATTCTTGCCTTATATACATAACGCTTTAAAATATACTGTATCAAATGGTCCTACCGAAGGTATTAATAATAAAATTAAATTAATTAAACGAACAGGTTTTGGATATTCGAACTTCCATCATTTACGTGCAAGAATTTTAGTCCAATTCAAATTAAATTACAAACCATCCAATCCTAAACCTTATACATTTGATGGGATGGCAAGCTAACCCAGGGATAGTGGTATATTTTTGAATAAAGAGGACTGAAAGTGTACGTCCTTAGCCGTGAACAAGCATGAAATCGAGACTAAGGCTCGATTTCAAAGCAGAGAGACCTTGGCTCTCGCTGGTGCCACGGCTTTTAAGGAACGTACACTGAAGGACAAAACACCATTTGTTAGAAATGTTATCCCATTGGTCACTTCCCTTGCCTAAAGGCAAGAAAAAAGCCAAACACATCACAGCGTGCATGGCATTTAACTTTATTGATTTCTTAATTATTATTAAAAACTAAAAAACGTATTCGTGTGCTTTAAAATTATTTACCAACACTATTTGTAAAAGAACCGTTTTACTAGATAATATATTTATATACTTCAATAAGATGTAGATTTTAAGTGGTGTAACTCTTCAAATTTAGTCGGTCTAAAATTTAATCTATTATCTTTCCCAATAGTCACTACTTCAGTTTTTTCTAATGTTCGTGCTACTCTATCCTCAGCTTCATTTTCAACTTTAGGTCTACCGTTTTCAAATACTTTGGATATTCTACTGATAGATCCTATTGATTTTATCCACTCTTTCCATTTATACATATGAGTTCTGTCTTCTATAATTTTTTTTAGAAGCTCAATTTTTAATGTCTCTTTTAAATTCTCATCTCTTATTAGTTTATCAAGAAACTCTTCAGACATTTTATTAGATATTAGCTCACTCCACGCATTTGACTCTAAATTAATTTTAGAAATAATTTCTTCCCATAAATCAAACTCTTTAAAACCCTCTATTATTTTTTGATAATCTGAGGGTAAGAAATAATTTTCTAGTACATGTTTTCTTACTTGATTACCAGCATTATTTATCTTAAAGAGGGAAATTTTCTTATCATATTGATCTATAAGTTTTATACTATCACTATCTTCTAAAACATTCATGTTTAGTACATTCTCAACTACGACTTCAGATAATTCCTCAAAAATGTCACTATCCATAATTAATAATAAAGCTTCTTCAGAAGCAATTTCTTTACTTAAAACCGCAAAGTATTTAACAATTAAATTATCGTCATTTGTATCAAGTAATGTTACTAAATTCTGCTTGTTAAATTTAATTAAGTTATTTGATAAAAGAATCATATATTTCTCTAAGTTTAAATCAGAGTTAATTAATTCAATTTGGCTACTGACCTCTTCAGAAATTGATTTAAATAGATTAATTTCAGTTTCTACACAATTCAAAAGGTCTTTATACATCTCTTGGCTCAAAGAAAATTCTACTTCATAATTATCATTTATAAAGTTTATTATAGGAGAGACCTCTCCACATCTTTCATAGTAATTATTAAGATTATTTTGATTGTAGTTGACCAAATTATTGTTAAACAATTCAATTAACAACTTGTCATCTTCAACATAATTTATGTCACTAATGATAGATCTTTCAATACCTATAAATTTTCTTTTAGTTTCTGTTTCCAAGTCCGAATTTAGAATGCTTTTAAATACTTTTTCTCCAGAAAAAGCATAAACATCACTATTCT
It encodes the following:
- a CDS encoding ISL3 family transposase; protein product: MSHTSIIKQLCGIYDNNIDITIPKSMHLLPLEKYHEINHFVLHGVLTYKPKACMHCGVKNTGNRDIIKHGFKPAIIRLPNTATNPVLLKLQKQRFYCKHCAQTFIAETPLVEKFCCISKTIKSQISSELVETQSMRLIAKRYHVSSPTVARTLMKASMGLSPKGNYLPNHLGVDEFKSTNRVANAMSAVLVDTHNRRLIDIVVDRKQASLIDYFSSFTWTARSSVKTVSIDLYTPYLEVIRTCFPNAKIVVDRFHIVKLLNETINSIRIKVMNAIKTSRPSDYNKLKKQWKLLLKNAEDLNFTDTHYVRQFGEAISEQRIVDYLLSISHELLVTYTLMNELKYAISTHDINIFNEILRGTKNQTLPSRTRRTIRTLAKFLPYIHNALKYTVSNGPTEGINNKIKLIKRTGFGYSNFHHLRARILVQFKLNYKPSNPKPYTFDGMAS